Genomic segment of Catenibacterium mitsuokai:
GTAACTTTACCTTTGAATACATTTACTAGTGGTAAAGATAATAATACAACAATTAATGCAGGGATAATGAATGTTAAGATAGTAGTCATTTTTTCTTCCTCCGTTATTCTAGACTTTCTTTCATAGATACAAATGGTTTACCATTACCTTCATAGTAACGACTGAATAATTCATAGAATTCAAGACGTAATACCTGGATACCGACAATTAATCCTTCTAGACACATTACAAATGCGTTACCAATAATAAGAACGATAATATAACCGAATCCACCAACCATTTCAGCTAATGTGTAAACAACAAGCATCATACCAGCGTGTGATAAGACGAAACCGCCGACACGTAGGAATGACATAGTGTTGGCAACAAATGTCAACAATACTTCGATCATTTCGAAGAATGATTCAGTAAAGAAGTTACCAAATCCATGTGGGAACATCTTCTTACCTTCAATTTTGTAAGTAAGAGGTTCTTTTAAGAAGATCATTACAAGTGGGGCAATGATAAGAATTGCCATATAAATACCCATAGGGATATTTAAGCCAAGGTTTAATAACATATTCATTGCGAGTACTAATACTGCAACATAGAATACTAAACCAGCGACACCATTTTGAGAGAATAGTAATTCTCCCCAATGTTTCTTCTTCAAATTTAAATAGATATTGAATAGGATTGAGATGATGATTAAACATACACCTACACCAATTGCAACACCTAATAGCGTCATAGTATTTTCAGATGCCATTGGTGCAAAGAATGGAACGAGAATCTCTTCTGATCCAAATACTGAACCAAAGATTACACCAAATATTGCAGATGAAATACCAATACGCATACCTACTTCACCAAGCTTCATGCCTTTTAATTTATAAGCAAGGAAACCAATGATTGAAAGCAGGATACCTTGACCAACATCGGCGAACATCATACCGAATAAGAATGTATATGTTACCGCAACGAAATTTGTTGGGTCAAAGTCTGTATAAGATGGAACACCATACATCTCAACGAACATCTTGAATGGTCTTGAGAACCAGTTGTTCTTGAGTTTTGTAGGTGGATAAAGTCTTGAATCTCCCATTGCTGGTTTGATTTCAACATGCACCTTGTCCATCTGTTCGAGTTCTTCTTTTAAAGAGTGTGCATAATGTTTATCACAGAAACCATAGATAGCAGCATTGTTTCCAAATACCACGACATATCTCTGTGCTTCACTTGTCTTATTAAGTTCCTGACATGAAGCATAAATGATTGATAAATCTTTTTCTTTTTTACTGAATAAATCTTTTAATTTACCATCATATTTCTTGATAGAGGCTTCTGCAGTTGCATTCTCTTCTTCAATGATTTCTAATGATTCACCTGGAGTTCCATGAAGGAATTCAGGGATATGAATACGTTCAAAGAATAGTGAAGAGAATATGTTATCTATTTCAGGTGCATTAGAAGGAGATGTTATATAGAAACAATAACATGTCTTTGCATCCTGATAGATTGATTTAAATAAGAATTCCTGTGAATCATAATAAGATAACTTATCAAGATTCATTGTAGGTAACTTACCAAATCTAACCTGAATATATTCGCTTGAGAAAAGGTCATCGAAGTCCATATCGAGATCTTTCATATATTTCAAGTACTTCTTGGCCTGATTGTTTTCATCAATCATTACCTGTAATTCATTTTTAACACGTGAGATTTTGTTTGCTTCATCAAGACATTCGCAGAAGTAATCATCTGCTTCTACAATATTGATGATTTGAGGCTTTTCTGATGTATTGATATTAATACCATACTTCTCTGCCGCTTCATCCATACGTCCTAATAAATCAGCATAAGGGTTATCCTTATTCATGACCTTAAGACCTCTTACTGAGTCCACAAACTTTGATGCTGGCTCTGGATGAAATTCTTCTGAATCAACAAGCTTAGATAATACTTCATCACTCATTGTTTCAGGGAATTCTATCTCAACGAGCTGCAATTTTGAGATAGCCATAGTATCCTCCCTTCTATTGTTTCTTATCGAGCGCTTTCTTAATGAAGTTCAATACAATGCCTAATACAAGTACAACAACTAATGGTAAATAAGAGACATGCCAAGTTGTATCTACAGCAATTGCGACATAAGCAGCTACTGCAAGTCCCATGACGATGCCAACGACACCCTTGATAGAGAATACCTTATTAATCATTGATTGTTCGTTATAGATAGCTTTTACTTTACCAATGCAGAACTGTCCTACAATAAGTAAGAGAATCGCATTAATGAAGCGCTGATAACTAAATGCATCTGCAACAGGGATTACTGATGGATAAAGATGAATACTGTAGAAAGCATCACCATAAATTAAACCACCAACAAAAGATGCAATACCAAGAACAGTAATCATCTTTCCTGATTCTTTCTTTCTCATAAGTAATCCAAGTAATACAAGCACAACACCTAAACCAATATCACCAAGCATAAGTGCAAATACTAAGATGAATAGTACTGCAGTGGCTAAAGTAGTATCCACACGATCACTCTGTTTAACTTTAGAGATTGCTTCAAATGGTTTAGCCCATGGATAGTTATTAGTAAGTGTTGGTGCAATGATCTGCTGATCACCATAAATATCTGCAGGCAAGTCCTGATATTCTACGTTGTACTTTTCAAAAGCCTTCTTAATATCTTTAGCGACTCTAACAGGTACAAATCCATAGATAGCATATTTAGACTGATAATCAACAACAAATACTTTGAATTCTTCAATTCTAGCAGCAAAAGTAAGATCAGCAAACATCTTTAATAATTCTTCTTCATGTGCATCTCTAATACCTTCTAAGCGGCTGTCTGCTTTACGAATAGAAGCATTCATACTTTCAATTTCTTCTAATAATTCCTTCTTTGCATCTTCCATTCTACCATGAACGAAATCAGGAATTTCAATTTCTTCAAAGCCAACTGACTGGAAGATGTTATCTACCTTTAAGATAGCAGCCTTAGTTGTCATATAGAGACAATAAACACTTTTAGCATCTTCACCAAGATCTAAGAACATGATTGACTGTCCTCTATAATAGTCAAGTTTGTCTTTGTTTCTTCTAGGAATACGGCCAAATCTTGCTTCCATATATTCGCATTCTTTAACCTCATCCATATTTAATTCTGTATTAGAAAGACCTTCTAGGATTTCATAAGCAGCCTGGTTCTGTCCACGTTCAGTTACAAATTCTTCTTTAATATCAAGATATTGCTTTGCTTCTTTTGTCACATCATCGAGCGCCTTACGATAATCTTCTTTTGCGAAATGAATAGATCCTTCTTTTACACTTGATGTATCAAGCTTTACATGTTCAGCAAGCTCTTTTAATTCATCAAGCATGTTCTTGTAATCCTCATCAGGTGTCATTGTAAATACATCTTTAACGTTATTTACAATCTTTGTAGCTGGCTGAGGATAAAAATACTTTGTTTCTTTTAACTGACATAGAACCTCTTTTAAGTATTTCTTATCAAAGGTCATGTCCAGCAATTCCATTTCTTCTATTGCCATGTTATTCCCCCTAGTAGATAAGCAGTTGGGCTATTTTTTCAGCCTCTTCACCATATCTTAAACCTTCAATGATATGTTTTAGATTTTCAACTTCGTTTTCGAATACAATCAGATATGTCATGTAAACCATGGCAGCATCTGTAGTAAATCTCATATATCTCTTAGCAAGAT
This window contains:
- a CDS encoding V-type ATPase 116kDa subunit family protein, with amino-acid sequence MAIEEMELLDMTFDKKYLKEVLCQLKETKYFYPQPATKIVNNVKDVFTMTPDEDYKNMLDELKELAEHVKLDTSSVKEGSIHFAKEDYRKALDDVTKEAKQYLDIKEEFVTERGQNQAAYEILEGLSNTELNMDEVKECEYMEARFGRIPRRNKDKLDYYRGQSIMFLDLGEDAKSVYCLYMTTKAAILKVDNIFQSVGFEEIEIPDFVHGRMEDAKKELLEEIESMNASIRKADSRLEGIRDAHEEELLKMFADLTFAARIEEFKVFVVDYQSKYAIYGFVPVRVAKDIKKAFEKYNVEYQDLPADIYGDQQIIAPTLTNNYPWAKPFEAISKVKQSDRVDTTLATAVLFILVFALMLGDIGLGVVLVLLGLLMRKKESGKMITVLGIASFVGGLIYGDAFYSIHLYPSVIPVADAFSYQRFINAILLLIVGQFCIGKVKAIYNEQSMINKVFSIKGVVGIVMGLAVAAYVAIAVDTTWHVSYLPLVVVLVLGIVLNFIKKALDKKQ
- a CDS encoding V-type ATP synthase subunit I; translated protein: MAISKLQLVEIEFPETMSDEVLSKLVDSEEFHPEPASKFVDSVRGLKVMNKDNPYADLLGRMDEAAEKYGININTSEKPQIINIVEADDYFCECLDEANKISRVKNELQVMIDENNQAKKYLKYMKDLDMDFDDLFSSEYIQVRFGKLPTMNLDKLSYYDSQEFLFKSIYQDAKTCYCFYITSPSNAPEIDNIFSSLFFERIHIPEFLHGTPGESLEIIEEENATAEASIKKYDGKLKDLFSKKEKDLSIIYASCQELNKTSEAQRYVVVFGNNAAIYGFCDKHYAHSLKEELEQMDKVHVEIKPAMGDSRLYPPTKLKNNWFSRPFKMFVEMYGVPSYTDFDPTNFVAVTYTFLFGMMFADVGQGILLSIIGFLAYKLKGMKLGEVGMRIGISSAIFGVIFGSVFGSEEILVPFFAPMASENTMTLLGVAIGVGVCLIIISILFNIYLNLKKKHWGELLFSQNGVAGLVFYVAVLVLAMNMLLNLGLNIPMGIYMAILIIAPLVMIFLKEPLTYKIEGKKMFPHGFGNFFTESFFEMIEVLLTFVANTMSFLRVGGFVLSHAGMMLVVYTLAEMVGGFGYIIVLIIGNAFVMCLEGLIVGIQVLRLEFYELFSRYYEGNGKPFVSMKESLE